From the genome of Pelmatolapia mariae isolate MD_Pm_ZW linkage group LG12, Pm_UMD_F_2, whole genome shotgun sequence, one region includes:
- the slc20a2 gene encoding sodium-dependent phosphate transporter 2 isoform X1, translating into MDLESYLWMVVIGFIIAFVLAFSVGANDVANSFGTAVGSGVVTLKQACILASIFETLGSMLLGAKVGETIRKGIIDVSLYNDTVPVLMAGEVSAMVGSAVWQLIASFLKLPISGTHCIVGATIGFSMVAIGTKGVQWMQLVKIVASWFISPLLSGLMSGLLFMLIRHFILNKDDSVPNGLRALPLFYASTIGINTFSIMYTGAPLLGLEALPVWAIFLITLAGSLVCAALVWILVCPWMRRKIASRLKKEQALSRISDESLDKIPEEEEESPVFKELPGAKGTDEAVMPLTGGSSDRGTRESSSELTNLANGGTILPNGRVYGRTHSMTNGSLKSPISNGSFSFDGHMRSDGQVYHTVHKDSGLYKDLLHKIHLGRMDDNERSNAGPPDNNYRLLRRNNSYTCYTAAICGMPVQPMRSESREDSEKLVGEGGGRSNSVSYSKKRIRYDSYSSYCNAVAEAEIEAEEGGVEMKLATDLEGVEEEGAAPPGPDDLEDQEEKDKPEVFLLFHFLQILTACFGSFAHGGNDVSNAIGPLVALWMIYEQGGVMQDAATPIWLLFYGGIGICAGLWVWGRRVIQTMGKDLTPITPSSGFTIELASALTVVFASNIGIPVSTTHCKVGSVVAVGWIRSQKAVDWRLFRNIFLAWFVTVPVAGLFSAAVMALFVYGILPYV; encoded by the exons ATGGATCTGGAGTCGTATCTGTGGATGGTGGTTATTGGCTTCATCATTGCCTTCGTCCTGGCATTTTCAGTCGGAGCTAATGATGTGGCCAATTCATTTGGCACAGCAGTCGGATCCGGCGTGGTCACTCTGAAGCAGGCCTGCATCCTGGCATCCATCTTCGAGACGCTGGGTTCAATGTTGCTCGGGGCCAAAGTGGGAGAGACGATTCGGAAGGGCATCATAGATGTCAGCCTCTACAATGACACGGTGCCCGTGCTCATGGCAGGCGAGGTCAGCGCCATGGTTG GGTCAGCCGTCTGGCAGCTAATCGCCTCCTTCCTCAAGCTCCCCATCTCTGGGACTCACTGCATCGTTGGCGCCACCATCGGCTTCTCTATGGTAGCCATCGGCACAAAGGGAGTACAGTGGATGCAGCTTGTCAAGATTG TGGCGTCTTGGTTCATCTCCCCCTTGCTCTCTGGACTCATGTCTGGACTTCTCTTTATGCTCATCAGACACTTCATCCTCAACAAG GATGACTCTGTTCCAAACGGACTGCGAGCATTGCCCCTCTTCTACGCCTCCACCATTGGTATCAACACATTCTCCATCATGTATACTGGAGCGCCAT TGCTGGGGTTGGAGGCGCTACCGGTGTGGGCCATCTTTCTCATCACGTTAGCTGGCTCGCTGGTCTGCGCAGCTCTGGTCTGGATATTGGTCTGTCCCTGGATGAGGAGAAAGATTGCAA GTCGTTTAAAGAAAGAGCAGGCTCTGTCGAGGATTTCTGATGAGAGCCTGGACAAGATccctgaagaggaggaggagagcccCGTCTTCAAAGAGTTACCAGGGGCGAAGGGCACAGATGAGGCTGTGATGCCGCTCACAGGCGGCAGCAGTGACCGGGGCACCCGCGAATCCAGCAGCGAGCTCACCAACCTGGCAAATGGAGGCACTATCCTGCCAAACGGCAGGGTGTATG GTCGGACACACTCAATGACGAACGGCAGCCTCAAATCCCCCATCTCTAACGGCAGCTTCAGCTTCGATGGCCACATGCGTAGCGATGGCCAGGTGTACCACACGGTGCACAAAGACTCGGGTCTGTACAAAGACCTGCTTCACAAAATCCACCTGGGCCGCATGGATGACAACGAGCGCTCCAACGCTGGCCCGCCTGACAACAATTACCGGCTGCTGCGCCGCAACAACAGCTACACCTGCTACACAGCGGCAATATGCGGCATGCCCGTCCAGCCGATGCGCTCCGAATCACGTGAGGACAGTGAAAAGCTGGTTGGTGAGGGAGGCGGCAGGAGCAACAGCGTGTCTTACTCCAAAAAGCGGATACGCTACGACAGCTACTCATCGTACTGTAACGCCGTGGCCGAGGCTGAGATCGAGGCCGAGGAGGGCGGAGTGGAGATGAAGCTTGCCACAGACCTGGAAGGGGTGGAGGAAGAAGGGGCTGCACCCCCAGGGCCGGACGACTTGGAGGATCAGGAGGAGAAGGACAAACCTGAGGTGTTTCTGCTTTTCCACTTCTTGCAGATCCTCACCGCCTGCTTCGGTTCTTTCGCCCACGGAGGCAACGATGTCAG TAATGCCATTGGGCCTTTGGTGGCACTGTGGATGATCTATGAACAGGGAGGTGTGATGCAGGATGCTGCCACTCCTATCTGGCTGCTGTTTTACGGTGGTATAGGCATCTGTGCCGGCCTGTGGGTATGGGGCCGCCGCGTCATCCAGACCATGGGGAAGGACCTCACTCCCATCACCCCCTCAAG TGGATTCACTATTGAACTGGCTTCTGCACTCACAGTCGTGTTCGCTTCCAATATCGGAATCCCTGTCAGTACCACACACTGCAAG GTGGGCTCAGTTGTGGCTGTGGGTTGGATCCGCTCCCAGAAAGCAGTGGACTGGCGCCTCTTCAGGAACATCTTCCTGGCGTGGTTTGTCACGGTGCCTGTGGCCGGCCTGTTCAGCGCCGCCGTCATGGCCCTGTTTGTCTACGGCATCCTGCCCTACGTCTGA
- the slc20a2 gene encoding sodium-dependent phosphate transporter 2 isoform X2 encodes MDLESYLWMVVIGFIIAFVLAFSVGANDVANSFGTAVGSGVVTLKQACILASIFETLGSMLLGAKVGETIRKGIIDVSLYNDTVPVLMAGEVSAMVGSAVWQLIASFLKLPISGTHCIVGATIGFSMVAIGTKGVQWMQLVKIVASWFISPLLSGLMSGLLFMLIRHFILNKDDSVPNGLRALPLFYASTIGINTFSIMYTGAPLLGLEALPVWAIFLITLAGSLVCAALVWILVCPWMRRKIASRLKKEQALSRISDESLDKIPEEEEESPVFKELPGAKGTDEAVMPLTGGSSDRGTRESSSELTNLANGGTILPNGRVYGRTHSMTNGSLKSPISNGSFSFDGHMRSDGQVYHTVHKDSGLYKDLLHKIHLGRMDDNERSNAGPPDNNYRLLRRNNSYTCYTAAICGMPVQPMRSESREDSEKLVGEGGGRSNSVSYSKKRIRYDSYSSYCNAVAEAEIEAEEGGVEMKLATDLEGVEEEGAAPPGPDDLEDQEEKDKPEVFLLFHFLQILTACFGSFAHGGNDVSNAIGPLVALWMIYEQGGVMQDAATPIWLLFYGGIGICAGLWVWGRRVIQTMGKDLTPITPSSGFCIEVMSALTVLVASNVGIPISSTHCKVGSVVAVGWIRSQKAVDWRLFRNIFLAWFVTVPVAGLFSAAVMALFVYGILPYV; translated from the exons ATGGATCTGGAGTCGTATCTGTGGATGGTGGTTATTGGCTTCATCATTGCCTTCGTCCTGGCATTTTCAGTCGGAGCTAATGATGTGGCCAATTCATTTGGCACAGCAGTCGGATCCGGCGTGGTCACTCTGAAGCAGGCCTGCATCCTGGCATCCATCTTCGAGACGCTGGGTTCAATGTTGCTCGGGGCCAAAGTGGGAGAGACGATTCGGAAGGGCATCATAGATGTCAGCCTCTACAATGACACGGTGCCCGTGCTCATGGCAGGCGAGGTCAGCGCCATGGTTG GGTCAGCCGTCTGGCAGCTAATCGCCTCCTTCCTCAAGCTCCCCATCTCTGGGACTCACTGCATCGTTGGCGCCACCATCGGCTTCTCTATGGTAGCCATCGGCACAAAGGGAGTACAGTGGATGCAGCTTGTCAAGATTG TGGCGTCTTGGTTCATCTCCCCCTTGCTCTCTGGACTCATGTCTGGACTTCTCTTTATGCTCATCAGACACTTCATCCTCAACAAG GATGACTCTGTTCCAAACGGACTGCGAGCATTGCCCCTCTTCTACGCCTCCACCATTGGTATCAACACATTCTCCATCATGTATACTGGAGCGCCAT TGCTGGGGTTGGAGGCGCTACCGGTGTGGGCCATCTTTCTCATCACGTTAGCTGGCTCGCTGGTCTGCGCAGCTCTGGTCTGGATATTGGTCTGTCCCTGGATGAGGAGAAAGATTGCAA GTCGTTTAAAGAAAGAGCAGGCTCTGTCGAGGATTTCTGATGAGAGCCTGGACAAGATccctgaagaggaggaggagagcccCGTCTTCAAAGAGTTACCAGGGGCGAAGGGCACAGATGAGGCTGTGATGCCGCTCACAGGCGGCAGCAGTGACCGGGGCACCCGCGAATCCAGCAGCGAGCTCACCAACCTGGCAAATGGAGGCACTATCCTGCCAAACGGCAGGGTGTATG GTCGGACACACTCAATGACGAACGGCAGCCTCAAATCCCCCATCTCTAACGGCAGCTTCAGCTTCGATGGCCACATGCGTAGCGATGGCCAGGTGTACCACACGGTGCACAAAGACTCGGGTCTGTACAAAGACCTGCTTCACAAAATCCACCTGGGCCGCATGGATGACAACGAGCGCTCCAACGCTGGCCCGCCTGACAACAATTACCGGCTGCTGCGCCGCAACAACAGCTACACCTGCTACACAGCGGCAATATGCGGCATGCCCGTCCAGCCGATGCGCTCCGAATCACGTGAGGACAGTGAAAAGCTGGTTGGTGAGGGAGGCGGCAGGAGCAACAGCGTGTCTTACTCCAAAAAGCGGATACGCTACGACAGCTACTCATCGTACTGTAACGCCGTGGCCGAGGCTGAGATCGAGGCCGAGGAGGGCGGAGTGGAGATGAAGCTTGCCACAGACCTGGAAGGGGTGGAGGAAGAAGGGGCTGCACCCCCAGGGCCGGACGACTTGGAGGATCAGGAGGAGAAGGACAAACCTGAGGTGTTTCTGCTTTTCCACTTCTTGCAGATCCTCACCGCCTGCTTCGGTTCTTTCGCCCACGGAGGCAACGATGTCAG TAATGCCATTGGGCCTTTGGTGGCACTGTGGATGATCTATGAACAGGGAGGTGTGATGCAGGATGCTGCCACTCCTATCTGGCTGCTGTTTTACGGTGGTATAGGCATCTGTGCCGGCCTGTGGGTATGGGGCCGCCGCGTCATCCAGACCATGGGGAAGGACCTCACTCCCATCACCCCCTCAAG CGGATTTTGCATTGAAGTAATGAGTGCGCTAACAGTGCTTGTTGCATCAAATGTGGGCATCCCAATAAGCTCCACCCACTGCAAG GTGGGCTCAGTTGTGGCTGTGGGTTGGATCCGCTCCCAGAAAGCAGTGGACTGGCGCCTCTTCAGGAACATCTTCCTGGCGTGGTTTGTCACGGTGCCTGTGGCCGGCCTGTTCAGCGCCGCCGTCATGGCCCTGTTTGTCTACGGCATCCTGCCCTACGTCTGA